In a single window of the Bradyrhizobium sp. ORS 285 genome:
- a CDS encoding sugar ABC transporter ATP-binding protein, protein MSDPSAPPASRPALLDIRGLSKSFGTLKALDGVDFTLGEGEIHALLGENGAGKSTLIKVVTGVFARDAGTVRLAGREIAPRSAKDAVDAGIATVYQEVNLLPNLSVAQNLYLGRQPTRFGVVREGEMKRRARALLLDYGLDIDVGAPLSSYSVAVQHITAIARAVDLSARVLILDEPTASLDRHEVEILFSVMRKLADRGIGIVFVSHFLDQVYEICDRVTVLRNGRLIGSRDIADLPRLDLIRMMLGRELAETTHERAASQPDTAREVCVSFKNFGKQGYVAPFDLELRRGEVVGLAGLLGSGRTETARLVFGAERADSGEATIDGKAIKLNSPRDGAGFGFGYCPEERKTEGIVADLTVRENIVLALQARRGLHRPLSRREQDEIAMRYIRMLDIRPPDPERPIGLLSGGNQQKALLARWLATSPKLLVLDEPTRGIDVGAHAEIIRLVRELCDQGLALLVISSELDEIVTYSNRVVVLRDREHVEELKGDAIEVSSILAAIAADTAPAHEAAS, encoded by the coding sequence ATGTCTGATCCTTCAGCTCCGCCGGCCAGCCGTCCAGCCCTGCTGGACATCCGTGGTCTGTCGAAGAGCTTCGGTACGCTGAAAGCACTCGATGGCGTCGACTTCACCCTCGGTGAGGGCGAGATCCATGCGCTGCTGGGCGAGAACGGCGCCGGCAAGTCGACGCTCATCAAGGTGGTCACCGGCGTGTTCGCGCGTGATGCCGGCACTGTCCGGCTCGCTGGTCGCGAGATCGCGCCGCGCTCGGCCAAGGACGCCGTCGATGCCGGCATCGCCACCGTCTATCAGGAAGTAAACCTGCTGCCGAATCTGTCGGTGGCGCAGAATCTCTATCTCGGCCGCCAGCCGACGCGCTTCGGCGTCGTGCGCGAGGGCGAGATGAAGCGGCGCGCGCGTGCGCTGCTGCTCGACTACGGCCTGGATATCGATGTCGGCGCGCCGCTTTCCAGCTACTCGGTCGCGGTCCAGCACATCACGGCGATCGCGCGCGCGGTCGATCTGTCGGCGCGCGTGCTCATCCTCGACGAGCCGACCGCGAGCCTCGACCGCCACGAGGTCGAAATCCTGTTCAGCGTGATGCGCAAGCTGGCGGATCGTGGCATCGGCATCGTGTTCGTCAGCCATTTCCTCGACCAGGTCTATGAGATCTGCGACCGTGTCACCGTGCTGCGCAACGGCCGGCTGATCGGCAGCCGCGACATCGCCGACCTGCCGCGGCTCGATCTCATCAGGATGATGCTGGGCCGCGAGCTTGCCGAGACCACCCATGAGCGTGCGGCGAGCCAGCCCGACACGGCGCGCGAGGTCTGCGTCAGCTTCAAGAATTTCGGCAAGCAGGGGTACGTCGCGCCATTCGATCTGGAGCTGCGCCGCGGCGAGGTCGTCGGGCTCGCCGGCCTGCTCGGCTCCGGTCGCACCGAGACCGCGCGGCTGGTGTTCGGCGCAGAGCGCGCTGACAGCGGTGAAGCCACGATCGACGGCAAGGCGATCAAGCTGAATTCGCCGCGCGACGGGGCAGGCTTCGGCTTCGGCTACTGCCCGGAGGAGCGCAAGACCGAGGGCATCGTCGCCGACCTCACCGTGCGCGAGAACATCGTGCTGGCGCTGCAGGCGCGGCGCGGGCTGCACCGTCCGCTGTCGCGGCGCGAGCAGGACGAGATCGCGATGCGCTACATCCGCATGCTCGACATCCGGCCGCCGGACCCGGAGCGGCCGATCGGGCTATTGTCCGGCGGCAATCAGCAGAAGGCGCTGCTTGCTCGCTGGCTGGCGACCTCGCCGAAGCTGCTGGTGCTGGACGAGCCCACGCGCGGCATCGATGTCGGCGCGCATGCCGAGATCATCCGTCTCGTCCGTGAGCTGTGCGACCAGGGCTTGGCGCTGCTGGTCATCTCCTCCGAGCTCGACGAGATCGTCACCTACTCGAACCGCGTCGTGGTGCTGCGTGATCGCGAACATGTCGAGGAGCTGAAGGGCGACGCCATCGAGGTCTCCAGCATTCTCGCGGCCATTGCCGCCGACACCGCGCCGGCGCACGAGGCCGCATCATGA
- a CDS encoding ABC transporter permease — MTLRIPRRGMAQALALIIILMIDRLVSPQFFNLHLQDGRLFGSVIDVLNRGTPVALLSLGMVLVIATGGIDLSVGAVMAIAGATAASLADTHSLPVVLASALAVGLACGLWNGILVAVLRIQPIVATLILMVAGRGIAQLITEGRIVTFTSPDLVWMGNGAVLGLPTPVVIALGMLLVTATVVRGSALGLLIEATGGNARASELSGVGTRAMILSVYVWCGLCASLAGVIAAADIMGADANNAGLWLELDAILAVVIGGTSLFGGRFSLVLAVAGALIIQAMNTGILLSGYPPELNLLVKAVVVLAVLLAQSPRLGDLSRFTARWRRTKP, encoded by the coding sequence ATGACGCTCCGCATTCCCCGCCGCGGCATGGCCCAGGCCTTGGCGCTGATCATCATCCTGATGATCGACCGCCTGGTGTCGCCGCAGTTCTTCAACCTGCATCTGCAGGATGGCCGCCTGTTCGGCAGCGTCATCGACGTGCTCAATCGCGGCACGCCGGTGGCGCTGCTGTCGCTCGGCATGGTGCTGGTGATCGCGACCGGCGGCATCGATCTCTCGGTCGGCGCCGTCATGGCGATCGCGGGTGCCACCGCGGCGAGCCTCGCCGATACGCATTCACTGCCGGTCGTGCTCGCGTCGGCGCTCGCCGTCGGCCTTGCCTGCGGGCTGTGGAACGGCATTCTCGTCGCCGTGCTGCGCATCCAGCCGATCGTCGCCACGCTCATTCTGATGGTCGCGGGTCGCGGCATTGCGCAGCTCATCACCGAGGGCCGCATCGTCACGTTCACCTCGCCGGATCTCGTGTGGATGGGCAACGGCGCCGTGCTCGGCCTGCCGACACCGGTCGTGATCGCGTTGGGCATGCTGCTGGTGACGGCAACGGTCGTGCGCGGCAGCGCGCTCGGGCTCCTGATCGAGGCGACCGGCGGCAATGCCCGCGCCAGTGAGCTCTCAGGCGTCGGCACCCGCGCGATGATCCTCTCGGTCTACGTCTGGTGCGGCCTGTGCGCGTCGCTCGCCGGCGTCATCGCCGCGGCCGACATCATGGGCGCCGATGCCAACAACGCGGGACTCTGGCTTGAGCTTGATGCGATCCTCGCGGTCGTGATCGGCGGCACGTCGCTGTTCGGCGGCCGCTTCAGTCTCGTTCTGGCGGTGGCCGGCGCGCTGATCATCCAGGCCATGAACACCGGCATTCTCCTCTCGGGCTATCCACCGGAGCTCAATCTGCTGGTCAAGGCCGTCGTCGTGCTGGCCGTGCTGCTGGCGCAGTCGCCGCGGCTCGGCGATCTCTCGCGCTTCACCGCGCGCTGGCGGAGGACCAAGCCATGA